The Pelosinus sp. IPA-1 genome includes the window AAAAAACGGACAATGGCAAAGCCCCCATTTGTAGAAATTTCAATGAAACTACAAATGGGGGCTTTTGCCATATCTTAAATGATTTATTCTAGCTTGGCGTTTTCCTGCAAAGTAGTAAGAATGACTTTATAAGTCAAAATCTGACCCTACTGCTGCTTATTGCCAGAGTTACCGTGAAAGTACTTGACATATGAATCTTGGACCCAATGTATCAGTGCTTTTTCAGAATCATTTTGATTTTTCCCGCTATACATGTCTGTTGTTATTTGGTGATCTTTTGACCAGTAATAAATTGTTTCTCCCACACAACCAATTGCATAACCATGATCTTCAGGAATAGTAATTATATTTCTGCCCGAAAACTCTGGCGGTGAAGGAATTCCTAATATCCCTAAAAGTGTCGGTGCGAAATCAATCTGACTTGCGAATGTTTTACTGCTAAAATCATCAAAAGGCTGCAAATTTTTGCTAACAAAGATGAGCGGGATGGGAGCTGGGCTTAAACGCAAATCGTCTTGCCCAAGGCGCGTATAATTATCGTTCTGACTTGGATGAGGATTATGATCACTCGTAATAACAATAAGAGTCTTATCGTCCATCAAATTTCGCTTTTCAAGATCGTGGAAAAATTTTTTTAAGGTAATATTCTCCCAGTATATTCCTTTAAGGTAAATGTTTTTATCTTGCTCCTTAATATTTGCTGGAATATCATCTTCAGAAAGTCCGCAATATGGAAATGGTTGATGGGAATCTATCGTCTTAGTTGCTATAAAAATTTTATTATTTCGGTTTTGTTCCAATATCTTAATGGTTTCTTCATACATTACGTCATTATGGAATCCCCAGCCACTGCTTCCTGTATAGCCCTGTCTTTCTAAATCTTCTTTTGCCCTGTAAGTATGCATCCCAAAACGTTTTTTATATGCTCGGAATTCATCATTATAGTATTGGCTAGTTGCCTCCAGAAACACTGTATCATAACCGTTAGTTTCAAGTGTTTTGAATAACGTTACATTATTTTCAAAAGATTGATCATCGGAATAGATCGACTGGGAGAGAAATATAGAGTTAAGCCCTTGAGTAGTAGGTTTATTCGAAGTATAATAATGATCCGAATGAGGATATTTAGCCACTAAACCATCCCAAAATTGGGTTGTTTCCATTGGAATTCGTGAATTATAGAAATGCAAATAATCTCGATGAAAGGATTCAGCGATAATGACAATTACTTTTTCATATGGAAAAGCTTTTGGCGAGGAAGTAGGTTTTTCGCTAACAGCAATTTCTAATTCCCTTAATAGCTTGCTTTCCTGTGCAGAAAATGCCACGCGGTAAAGCTGATTGGAGGCGGTCACATGACTATCGTCATTTCGCAAAAATTCTCGCATAAAGTTGACAGTAACTGACTCGGTAAGCAAATAGCGGGATAGGTTTCTGGATGTTTCTATTTCTGCTTCCTCATCAAAACCTTCTTCTTTCAATGCTTTTGGATATACGTGGGCTGTGGCGAAATTAACAAGATTAGCTAAAATACACATTGTTATAATAAGGATACCAGCATTTTTTGTGTGAAAATTATGCATCCTTTCCGGTGCGCGAAATAATAACATAAGAAAGAGAAAACTTATAAGTATGCCAAATAAAATAGTTTTATCTGTAGTATAAAGTACACCTGTTATTGAATAATTATTTAAATTATCAAATAACACCTTTTCAATATGTGTTGATGTAACGAAAAAGTATATGGTATCACTATAAAAAATCAAAATAGTAAAAAAATATGATAAAAAGTATACGGTTTTGGATAGTAGATTATTACGTTTAGTATATAGGTAGCCAGCTAATAGTACGAATATAATATTATTAATCACACCTGTAAGAGCTGACATGATAGTTATTACACTAAAGTTTAAATTTAATGAATTAATAATAACCATCGAAATGCCTAACCAAAGAACTGCTAGAATTACTATTGGGCAGTATGCTTTTGCAGTTTCCTTAATCCAAGTAATGTGTTTTCGGAAAAACATAAATATACTTGCCAATAACAAATCACGAAAAAGAGCATTGCATACATCGATAGCGAGTATTCCTATCGGAATTTCCGGTTCTCCGCTGTAGAATCGAAACGCAAAAAAAACCTCTAGACAAAAAATAATGGCTATTCCGGTAATTTTATTTTTATGACGGAGAAATGTTTCTTTGAAAATTGCCTTTTTAATTGTAAAACTCCCCTTTAAAATGTCTCTGAGATATAGTTTTGACTAGTTATCATTTAATTGTATATTCAATATATTTCTACAAATACCTCTACACAATTTCAATATTACAGCAATATTATCCTTTCGTGAAACAGTATCAACCAGCTGACATGTTGAGTTTGTGGCGTTGATAGTAAAGAAGTAGGCTGGTTCTAAAAGGTT containing:
- a CDS encoding sulfatase-like hydrolase/transferase; translated protein: MFFRKHITWIKETAKAYCPIVILAVLWLGISMVIINSLNLNFSVITIMSALTGVINNIIFVLLAGYLYTKRNNLLSKTVYFLSYFFTILIFYSDTIYFFVTSTHIEKVLFDNLNNYSITGVLYTTDKTILFGILISFLFLMLLFRAPERMHNFHTKNAGILIITMCILANLVNFATAHVYPKALKEEGFDEEAEIETSRNLSRYLLTESVTVNFMREFLRNDDSHVTASNQLYRVAFSAQESKLLRELEIAVSEKPTSSPKAFPYEKVIVIIAESFHRDYLHFYNSRIPMETTQFWDGLVAKYPHSDHYYTSNKPTTQGLNSIFLSQSIYSDDQSFENNVTLFKTLETNGYDTVFLEATSQYYNDEFRAYKKRFGMHTYRAKEDLERQGYTGSSGWGFHNDVMYEETIKILEQNRNNKIFIATKTIDSHQPFPYCGLSEDDIPANIKEQDKNIYLKGIYWENITLKKFFHDLEKRNLMDDKTLIVITSDHNPHPSQNDNYTRLGQDDLRLSPAPIPLIFVSKNLQPFDDFSSKTFASQIDFAPTLLGILGIPSPPEFSGRNIITIPEDHGYAIGCVGETIYYWSKDHQITTDMYSGKNQNDSEKALIHWVQDSYVKYFHGNSGNKQQ